In a single window of the Actinomycetes bacterium genome:
- a CDS encoding Lrp/AsnC ligand binding domain-containing protein, producing MVTALVQIRCDVHRIPEVAEAVAAIDGVSEVYSVTGDIDLVAIVRVRAHEELAEVIPGRINAVDGIVATETHIAFRTYSRHDLEAAFSLGLDEGV from the coding sequence ATGGTGACCGCGCTCGTCCAGATCCGCTGCGACGTCCATCGCATCCCCGAGGTGGCCGAGGCCGTCGCCGCCATCGACGGCGTGAGCGAGGTCTACTCCGTCACCGGCGACATCGACCTGGTGGCGATCGTGCGCGTACGTGCCCACGAGGAGCTCGCCGAGGTGATACCAGGCCGGATCAACGCGGTCGACGGCATCGTCGCCACGGAGACGCACATCGCGTTCCGCACGTACTCCCGGCACGACCTCGAGGCGGCCTTCTCGCTCGGCCTCGACGAGGGGGTCTGA
- the trpD gene encoding anthranilate phosphoribosyltransferase, translating to MTSPAWPAVLGTLLRREPLTAEVASWAMDRVMDGEATDAQVAAFVVALRAKGESPEEMDGLAAAMLGHAHRIEVPGPAVDVVGTGGDLAHTVNVSTMAALVAAGAGARVVKHGNRAASSACGTADVLEALGLPLTLTPAQVAEVGARAGITFCFAQVFHPAMRHAAGVRRELGVPTVFNFLGPLTNPAQPGAQAIGCADPRLAAVMAQVFARRGQRALVFRGDDGLDELTTTTTSRVWWVADGQVRERSLDPRELGIPASSPGDLRGADPAFNAAVVRRVLAGEPGPVRDAVLLNAAAALVALEGGDETPVEALRAALERASAAVDGGAAAAVLARWVETAQEVAGRG from the coding sequence GTGACCTCCCCGGCCTGGCCGGCGGTCCTGGGCACGCTCCTGCGCCGGGAGCCCCTCACGGCGGAGGTGGCGTCGTGGGCCATGGACCGCGTCATGGACGGCGAGGCGACCGACGCCCAGGTGGCAGCGTTCGTGGTGGCCCTGCGCGCGAAGGGGGAGTCGCCGGAGGAGATGGACGGCCTGGCCGCGGCCATGCTGGGCCACGCCCACCGCATCGAGGTCCCCGGCCCGGCGGTCGACGTCGTCGGGACCGGCGGCGACCTGGCGCACACGGTCAACGTGTCGACGATGGCGGCGCTGGTCGCCGCGGGCGCCGGGGCGCGCGTGGTCAAGCACGGCAACCGCGCCGCGTCCTCCGCCTGCGGCACCGCGGACGTGCTCGAGGCCCTCGGCCTGCCGCTCACCCTGACGCCCGCTCAGGTCGCCGAGGTGGGTGCCCGTGCCGGCATCACCTTCTGCTTCGCGCAGGTGTTCCACCCGGCCATGCGCCACGCAGCCGGGGTCCGCCGCGAGCTCGGTGTCCCGACGGTCTTCAACTTCCTGGGCCCGCTGACCAACCCGGCACAGCCGGGCGCCCAGGCGATCGGGTGCGCCGACCCACGGCTCGCGGCGGTGATGGCCCAGGTGTTCGCGCGCCGCGGGCAGCGAGCCCTGGTCTTCCGCGGCGACGACGGCCTCGACGAGCTGACCACGACGACGACCTCCCGGGTGTGGTGGGTCGCGGACGGCCAGGTCCGGGAGCGAAGCCTCGACCCCCGCGAGCTCGGGATCCCCGCGTCGTCGCCCGGCGACCTGCGCGGAGCGGACCCGGCCTTCAACGCGGCCGTGGTCCGGCGGGTGCTCGCGGGGGAGCCCGGCCCGGTCCGGGACGCGGTCCTGCTCAACGCCGCCGCGGCCCTGGTCGCGCTGGAGGGGGGCGACGAGACCCCCGTCGAGGCACTTCGGGCCGCCCTCGAACGGGCGAGCGCGGCGGTGGACGGCGGCGCCGCCGCGGCCGTCCTGGCGCGTTGGGTGGAGACCGCCCAGGAGGTGGCCGGGAGGGGCTGA
- a CDS encoding heme-copper oxidase subunit III yields the protein MTRVATTTAPLRTSPAAHPAGVNRPNMVAVGTIVWLSSELMFFAGLFAMYFTLRSVAGEKLWRETNSALNVHFALLNTTVLVLSSVTCQIGVFAAERGDVKLLRRWFGITFLMGAFFIGGQIYEYVSLVHEGITLSSSGYGSVFYLTTGFHGAHVTGGLIAFLFVLGRTYAARRFTHEQATSAIVVSYYWHFVDVVWIGLFCTIYLLK from the coding sequence ATCACCCGCGTGGCGACGACGACGGCCCCGCTCCGGACCTCCCCAGCGGCGCACCCGGCGGGGGTCAACCGGCCGAACATGGTCGCGGTCGGGACGATCGTCTGGCTCAGCTCGGAGCTGATGTTCTTCGCGGGCCTGTTCGCCATGTACTTCACCCTTCGCTCGGTCGCCGGCGAGAAGCTCTGGCGCGAGACCAACTCTGCGCTCAACGTGCACTTCGCCCTGCTCAACACCACGGTCCTGGTGCTCTCGTCCGTGACCTGCCAGATCGGCGTCTTCGCCGCCGAGCGCGGCGACGTCAAGCTGCTGCGCCGCTGGTTCGGGATCACCTTCCTCATGGGTGCCTTCTTCATCGGAGGGCAGATCTACGAGTACGTCAGCCTGGTCCACGAGGGCATCACGCTGAGCAGCTCGGGGTACGGATCGGTCTTCTACCTGACCACCGGGTTCCACGGGGCGCACGTCACCGGTGGCCTCATCGCGTTCCTGTTCGTCCTGGGCCGCACGTACGCCGCACGACGCTTCACCCACGAGCAGGCGACCAGCGCCATCGTCGTCTCGTACTACTGGCACTTCGTCGACGTGGTGTGGATCGGCCTCTTCTGCACCATCTACCTCCTCAAGTGA
- a CDS encoding cytochrome c, which translates to MRRSRLATPLLLLVALMAVGVIYAALGGSGRASADSATSTSTVETGRQLFIDGCSTCHGVNAQGTSFGPSLIGVGAAAVDFQVGTGRMPLAQPGPQAQRRPVQYTDQEIAAMAAYVATLGPGPAIPTQQDLDISNVSDAQIALGGKLFRTNCASCHNFVGAGGALSRGRYAPSLTHTSLQHMWEAMVTGPENMPVFANTTLTPDDKRAIMAYIVRMQNAPNPGGFALGHVGPVPEGVVIWVVGLGLLAGVAVWIGAKVS; encoded by the coding sequence ATGCGGCGCAGCCGCCTCGCCACACCGCTGCTGCTGCTGGTCGCCCTGATGGCGGTCGGGGTGATCTACGCCGCCCTCGGCGGGTCGGGCCGGGCGTCGGCCGACTCGGCGACGAGCACGTCGACGGTCGAGACGGGACGGCAGCTGTTCATCGACGGCTGCTCCACCTGCCACGGGGTCAACGCACAGGGGACCAGCTTCGGGCCCTCGCTCATCGGCGTCGGCGCGGCCGCCGTCGACTTCCAGGTGGGCACCGGCCGGATGCCGCTGGCCCAGCCCGGGCCGCAGGCCCAGCGCCGACCGGTCCAGTACACCGACCAGGAGATCGCCGCGATGGCGGCGTACGTCGCCACGCTCGGCCCCGGACCGGCGATACCCACCCAGCAGGACCTGGACATCAGCAACGTGTCCGACGCGCAGATCGCGCTCGGCGGCAAGCTGTTCCGGACCAACTGCGCCTCCTGCCACAACTTCGTCGGGGCCGGTGGCGCGCTCAGCCGCGGCCGCTACGCCCCGAGCCTGACCCACACGTCCCTGCAGCACATGTGGGAGGCGATGGTCACGGGGCCGGAGAACATGCCGGTGTTCGCCAACACGACCCTCACCCCGGACGACAAGCGCGCGATCATGGCCTACATCGTGCGCATGCAGAACGCGCCCAACCCCGGCGGCTTCGCGCTCGGGCACGTCGGGCCGGTCCCTGAGGGCGTGGTCATCTGGGTCGTCGGCCTCGGGCTGCTCGCCGGTGTCGCCGTCTGGATCGGAGCGAAGGTGTCATGA
- a CDS encoding Rieske 2Fe-2S domain-containing protein, which translates to MSEIVRPDSEHLAPENPDAPGLPAHRLRRTDVDPIATKRAERQVANLFLVAIIATVGFVVAFVAFPSPHKYITIIPGVLQDISASNFFLGMTLAISLLAIGVGAIHWAKKLMSDVEIVELRHPSASSAQDRAEFQEVFETGVASSGIKEYKLIRRTLIGAMLVLPIPALLLFRDLGPLPRKKLSTTAIHKGVRLVVDGTQAPLRPSDIPIGALVNVVPENLQAIEEAAGTLDERGKDALMIIRMRPDQIIAQQGANWDVEGILCFSKVCTHAGCPLGLYEQQTHHMLCPCHQSTFDLSDAGRVIFGPAARSLPQLAITTNADGYLVAAQGFTQPVGPSFWERS; encoded by the coding sequence ATGAGCGAGATCGTCCGCCCGGACTCCGAGCACCTCGCCCCAGAGAACCCCGACGCCCCCGGTCTGCCCGCGCACCGGCTGCGCCGCACCGACGTCGACCCGATCGCGACGAAGCGGGCAGAGCGACAGGTCGCGAACCTGTTCCTCGTCGCCATCATCGCGACCGTCGGGTTCGTCGTCGCCTTCGTGGCGTTCCCGTCGCCGCACAAGTACATCACCATCATCCCCGGCGTCCTGCAGGACATCAGCGCGTCCAACTTCTTCCTCGGCATGACCCTCGCCATCTCGTTGCTGGCCATCGGGGTCGGGGCCATCCACTGGGCGAAGAAGCTCATGTCCGACGTGGAGATCGTCGAGCTGCGCCACCCGTCGGCGTCCTCCGCGCAGGATCGCGCTGAGTTCCAGGAGGTCTTCGAGACCGGGGTCGCGAGCAGCGGGATCAAGGAGTACAAGCTCATCCGACGCACCCTGATCGGGGCGATGCTCGTGCTCCCGATCCCGGCGCTCCTGCTCTTCCGCGACCTCGGGCCGCTCCCGCGCAAGAAGCTGTCGACGACCGCTATCCACAAGGGCGTACGGCTCGTGGTCGACGGGACGCAAGCTCCCCTGCGTCCGTCGGACATCCCCATCGGGGCGCTCGTCAACGTCGTGCCCGAGAACCTGCAGGCCATCGAGGAGGCCGCCGGGACCCTCGACGAGCGCGGCAAGGACGCACTCATGATCATCCGGATGCGGCCGGACCAGATCATCGCCCAGCAGGGAGCGAACTGGGATGTCGAGGGCATCCTCTGCTTCAGCAAGGTGTGCACGCACGCCGGCTGCCCGCTCGGTCTCTACGAGCAGCAGACGCACCACATGCTCTGCCCCTGCCACCAGTCGACCTTCGACCTCTCCGACGCTGGTCGCGTGATCTTCGGTCCGGCGGCACGGAGCCTCCCTCAACTCGCGATCACCACGAATGCGGACGGATACTTGGTGGCGGCACAGGGATTCACCCAGCCGGTCGGGCCGAGCTTCTGGGAGCGCTCATGA